DNA from Mycobacterium bourgelatii:
CCGCCGTCGCGTACCGCTGCGAGCACTCCGTCGTATCCCTTCGGGTCGGTGACGACGGCCACGCTGGGGTGGTTCTTGGCTGCGGCGCGCACCATGGACGGTCCGCCGATGTCGATCTGTTCCACGCATTCGTCGACGCTCGCGCCGGAGGCGACGGTCTGACTGAACGGGTACAGGTTCACGACGACCAGTTCGAAGGCCTCGATGCCCAGCCGTTGTAGCGCCACTTCGTGCTCGGGTTTGCGGAGGTCGGCGAGCAGTCCGGCATGGACTCGCGGATGCAGTGTCTTGACCCGGCCGTCGAGTACCTCGGGGAAACCGGTGAGCTCCTCGACGGGCGTGACCGGAATCCCCCTGGCAGCAATGGTCTTCGCGGTCGACCCGGTCGAGACGATCTGGACGCCGGCGTCGGATAGGCCCTGAGCGAGCTCGACCAGCCCGGTTTTGTCGTAGACGCTGATCAATGCGCGCCGGATTGGTCGCCGTGCCTCGTCGCTCATGCGTTGCTCATTCCGTGGTCACTCCTAGGGTCGCTTTTCGTCCGCTTACGGTCACGCCACCAGTCGCAATCGCGGCCACCACGTCCACCAGGAGTTGGCGTTCGGTGACCTTGATCCGTTCATGCAGGGTCTCTTCGTCGTCATCGGCAAGCACCGGGATGGGCTGCTGCGCCAGTATCGGCCCGGTGTCCACGCCCGCATCTACCAGATGCACCGTACAACCCGTGACCTTGACGCCGTAGGCCAGCGCATCGGCCACTCCGTGCGCCCCGGGGAAGGCCGGCAACAGCGCCGGATGAGTGTTCAGCGTACGACCGGAGAATCTCGAAAGAAATTGCGGTCCAAGGATTTTCATAAACCCGGCGGAGATGATCAAGTCTGGCGAGTGCGCGGCCGTGGCCTCGGTGATGGCCGCGTCCCACGCCTCGCGGGTGGCGTAGTCCTTGAGCCGGACGGTGAAGACTGGCAGTGATGCCCGCGCGGCGATCTCGGTGGCGCGGCAGTCTCGGTCGACACCGACGGCGACGATCCGCGCCGGATAGTCGTCCACCGCGGCCTCAAGCAGTGAGTTCAGTAGCGAACCGGTACCCGACGCCAGCACTACCAGCCGCGCCGGTGCACTTGGGGGGATCCGGAGCGGTTCTTGCACACGGGAAGCCTAGTCGGGCGACGATGACGGCCGTGTTAGCGGCCGGAGGAGGAGCCCGACAATTTGGCACAGTCGGGCGACGATGACGGCCGCGTGAGCGGCCGACCACTATTCCTCGCGGGGGTGCTCGGCGTCGACGGGCGACTCGGCCCGCTCGCCCTCGTCGAATCCGGGTTCGTCTCCGGGGTCTTCGGGCAACCGCAGTCCGCCTTCGTCCCCGACCAGCGGCGGTTCGCCTCCGTCGCCCTCGTCCCCGACGCCGTCACCCTCGCTGTCGTCGAAACGATCGGCGACCGCCGTGTCTTCCTCGGGCGGTCGCTTCGGCTTGGGCCGCCTGGGACGCCGCCTGATGCCGCCCGCCATCACCACCGTCAGGCCGCCCACCACGGCGAACCAGAGGAACACGCCGATCAACAGGGCACCCAGATCCACGCCGACGTCACCGAAGTTGCCGAGCTTGCCACTCCCCCCGTACGCGAGCAGACCCATCGCCAACGCCCCAAGAACCGAAGCGACCAAAACCTTGGCCAGGGCGGCAACAAACGGCAACGGGTAGCGAGCACACTGCTGCCCAACCGCCACCCCAGAGGCCGCGCCGATGATCAGCAGCGCCACCCACACCGGCGCGAGTGGCGGCGTGGGCGACGCGGCCAAGATCGGCAACGCCGGGATATCGCCCCCGAAGACGGTGAACGAACTGAAGGTCGCAAAGCCGATATGGGCACTCGAGCCGACCGCTACCGCGGACGCGCCGACGATGACGTTGGGCGCGTAAAGCACCGACAGCGCAGTGAGATTGAACTGGCCCCAGATGGACTCGGTGATCCCGTAGAGCTCCTGCATGGTGCCCCAGTGCACGACCAGCGAAGCCGCCGTCACCATGCCGGACATGCCGAGCAACGCCAACACCCCCGCGGCCGCCGCACGCACCGAATCACCGAGCCAATCGGGCAGCGGCGTCGCTGCCAATGCCCGGCGGCCCAGCTGTGACCACACGCCGATCGCCG
Protein-coding regions in this window:
- the purN gene encoding phosphoribosylglycinamide formyltransferase — encoded protein: MQEPLRIPPSAPARLVVLASGTGSLLNSLLEAAVDDYPARIVAVGVDRDCRATEIAARASLPVFTVRLKDYATREAWDAAITEATAAHSPDLIISAGFMKILGPQFLSRFSGRTLNTHPALLPAFPGAHGVADALAYGVKVTGCTVHLVDAGVDTGPILAQQPIPVLADDDEETLHERIKVTERQLLVDVVAAIATGGVTVSGRKATLGVTTE
- a CDS encoding cell division protein PerM, which produces MTRVDDRAAGARQARDLVRVAFAPAVVALVVIAAITLLELLIANSDMTGALGAIASMWLGVHQVPISIGGRELGVMPLGPVLLMVWGTARTTARATSPYSSWLVVRWVVASALGGPLLIAAVALAVIHDASSVLTELQTPSALRAFTSVLVVHGVGAAIGVWSQLGRRALAATPLPDWLGDSVRAAAAGVLALLGMSGMVTAASLVVHWGTMQELYGITESIWGQFNLTALSVLYAPNVIVGASAVAVGSSAHIGFATFSSFTVFGGDIPALPILAASPTPPLAPVWVALLIIGAASGVAVGQQCARYPLPFVAALAKVLVASVLGALAMGLLAYGGSGKLGNFGDVGVDLGALLIGVFLWFAVVGGLTVVMAGGIRRRPRRPKPKRPPEEDTAVADRFDDSEGDGVGDEGDGGEPPLVGDEGGLRLPEDPGDEPGFDEGERAESPVDAEHPREE